The Vescimonas coprocola genome includes a window with the following:
- a CDS encoding radical SAM mobile pair protein B → MAEVNNNGILIRDVETKNIMTKSTLPVGGYSVNPYVGCTHGCKYCYASFMKRFTGHTEPWGTFLDVKHWPAIKNPQKYKGQRVVIGSVTDGYLPQEAQFQNTRKLLEQLRGSEAEILICTKSDLVIRDIDLLKELGKVTVSWSINTLDEDFKNDMDNAVSIKRRLDAMKQVYDAGIRTVCFIAPVFPGITDFEAIFHRVKDQCDLVWLENLNLRGGFKKDILDYIQEKYPHLLPLYDTIYNKGDRSYFRGLEEQAEHLARECGCPFVDNELPYGRAEPGHPVIVDYFYHEEVRGSENTGKRTQKV, encoded by the coding sequence ATGGCGGAAGTGAACAACAACGGCATCCTGATCCGGGATGTGGAGACAAAAAATATCATGACAAAATCCACCCTGCCGGTGGGCGGCTATTCGGTCAATCCTTATGTAGGCTGTACCCATGGCTGCAAATACTGCTACGCTTCGTTCATGAAGCGATTTACCGGGCACACCGAACCGTGGGGTACATTCCTGGATGTGAAGCATTGGCCGGCAATCAAAAATCCGCAAAAGTACAAAGGGCAGCGCGTAGTCATCGGTTCTGTGACCGATGGCTATCTGCCCCAGGAGGCTCAGTTTCAGAACACCCGAAAGCTTCTTGAGCAGCTTCGGGGCAGCGAGGCGGAAATTCTCATCTGTACCAAGTCAGACTTGGTAATCCGTGATATCGACCTTCTGAAAGAATTGGGAAAGGTCACGGTTTCCTGGTCGATCAATACGCTGGACGAGGATTTCAAAAACGATATGGACAATGCCGTCAGCATCAAGCGGCGGCTGGATGCCATGAAACAGGTTTATGACGCAGGTATCCGCACCGTGTGCTTTATCGCTCCGGTTTTTCCCGGTATCACGGATTTCGAGGCCATCTTCCACCGGGTGAAGGACCAGTGCGACCTGGTGTGGCTGGAAAATTTGAATCTGCGGGGCGGTTTCAAAAAAGACATCTTAGACTATATCCAGGAGAAATATCCCCACCTGCTCCCCCTGTACGACACCATCTACAACAAGGGAGACAGAAGCTACTTCCGTGGTCTGGAAGAACAGGCGGAGCACCTTGCAAGAGAATGCGGTTGTCCCTTTGTGGACAACGAACTCCCCTACGGCCGGGCAGAGCCGGGACATCCGGTCATTGTGGATTATTTTTACCACGAGGAAGTACGCGGCTCTGAGAACACCGGGAAGCGAACTCAAAAAGTATGA
- a CDS encoding radical SAM mobile pair protein A → MAVCIKDCIQNMNLVIGCTIGCSYCYARNNVRRFHMIDDFEKPEFFPDKLRLMEKKRPQNFLLTGMSDFSHWKSEWREQIFAKMTENPQHQYLFLTKRPEGIVFSTSLDNAWFGVTVASSKEKDRIQALREHIHGGHYHVTFEPMFDDIGTVDLTGIEWIVIGTETGRRKGKTVSKPEWVRNLTDQAHTLGIPVFMKEDLLPIMGEAQMVQEFPPAFYRVLEVQKTWRK, encoded by the coding sequence GTGGCTGTTTGTATCAAAGACTGTATTCAGAACATGAATCTGGTGATTGGCTGTACTATTGGTTGCAGCTACTGCTACGCCAGAAACAATGTCCGCCGGTTCCACATGATTGATGATTTTGAAAAGCCGGAGTTCTTCCCCGATAAGCTGCGGCTGATGGAGAAAAAGCGCCCACAGAATTTTCTACTCACCGGCATGAGCGATTTTTCCCACTGGAAGTCAGAGTGGCGGGAACAGATATTTGCCAAGATGACTGAAAACCCACAGCATCAGTATCTGTTCTTGACTAAGAGACCGGAGGGCATCGTCTTTTCCACCTCATTAGACAACGCTTGGTTTGGTGTAACTGTTGCCTCCAGCAAGGAAAAGGACCGCATCCAGGCTTTACGGGAGCATATCCATGGCGGACACTATCATGTGACCTTTGAACCTATGTTTGACGACATCGGCACAGTAGATCTTACCGGCATCGAATGGATCGTCATCGGTACTGAGACCGGACGCAGGAAGGGTAAAACCGTATCCAAACCGGAGTGGGTACGGAATTTGACCGATCAAGCTCACACACTGGGCATCCCTGTATTCATGAAGGAAGATCTACTTCCTATCATGGGAGAGGCACAAATGGTACAGGAATTTCCCCCGGCCTTTTACCGGGTATTGGAGGTGCAAAAAACATGGCGGAAGTGA
- a CDS encoding flavin reductase family protein, with translation MKELNIMEATVLTSPNPLTLICSKKEDGSTNLAPICFVSYLSFNPPMVGFATGKQSHTGKRVRETGKVIVTVPCESLAGAVMACGASTGAETDKVAANNIEMMAVGGSDIQIPADTRLAMVATLQQSVEVGDHILHICQVDKFLGNEDKKGLYAWNGFGKVAPAAEG, from the coding sequence ATGAAAGAACTGAACATTATGGAGGCTACTGTTCTGACCTCCCCCAATCCGCTGACATTGATCTGCTCTAAAAAGGAGGATGGTTCTACGAACCTGGCTCCCATTTGCTTTGTGTCTTACCTCTCCTTCAATCCGCCTATGGTGGGTTTCGCCACTGGCAAACAGTCCCACACCGGCAAGCGTGTGCGTGAGACCGGCAAAGTCATTGTCACTGTTCCCTGTGAGAGTCTGGCAGGCGCAGTAATGGCCTGCGGAGCATCTACCGGTGCCGAGACCGACAAGGTGGCCGCCAACAACATCGAGATGATGGCTGTAGGGGGCAGCGACATCCAGATTCCGGCGGACACCCGGCTGGCGATGGTGGCTACCTTGCAGCAGTCGGTGGAGGTGGGCGACCATATCCTGCACATCTGTCAGGTGGACAAGTTCCTGGGCAATGAGGACAAGAAGGGCCTGTATGCCTGGAACGGCTTCGGGAAAGTTGCACCTGCGGCAGAAGGCTAA
- a CDS encoding maltose acetyltransferase domain-containing protein, translating into MSQNDRKGKNAEQMLHDANDAKELSDDLARTKDLCYDYNQLCPSDEEGKQN; encoded by the coding sequence GTGAGCCAGAATGACAGAAAAGGAAAAAATGCTGAGCAAATGCTTCATGACGCGAATGACGCTAAAGAGCTATCAGATGATCTGGCTCGGACAAAGGATCTTTGTTATGACTACAACCAACTTTGCCCATCTGATGAAGAAGGAAAGCAAAACTGA
- a CDS encoding sodium-dependent transporter has translation MNDRKGFGSNFGFLMAAVGSAVGLGNIWGFPNKMGANGGFPFLILYLALALCCGVIIMLGELALGRKTGHGAVGAYQSISKRFKWLGWLGIAAAALIFSFYSALGGYCLRYVVVNFGNLIGAEFGTNGVGGADVFQGLLSQPDVSIAFALAFMLITMLVVMSGVGGGIERVCSVGMPALFFILIICIIRSCTLPGAADGLKYMFVPGWAVANGIIDEAPGFWRVLTAAGGQMFFSLSLGAGVMITYGSYLDKKQDLGKSTMIIVGMDTVVALMAGLCVIPGRFALDPNGALGGPELLFITMQNVFDKMGPAGPVFGILFYLLVFFAAISSSISMLEVIVAHFCDKAREKGKGDRRKLYSAIVVVICAALCALVCADGMGNNHISPAELLGLAGAKLPGWSTSWLGLFDSVAEGLLMPLGALLMCLMISWELKPDTLRQEILLNGENRPWVYDFFRLCVKYITPLCMLMILYGQISDFFIV, from the coding sequence ATGAACGATCGCAAGGGCTTCGGTTCAAACTTCGGTTTTCTGATGGCCGCTGTGGGCTCGGCTGTGGGGCTGGGCAATATATGGGGCTTCCCCAACAAAATGGGTGCCAACGGTGGCTTCCCCTTCCTGATCCTGTATCTGGCGCTGGCGCTGTGCTGCGGCGTTATCATCATGCTGGGTGAGCTGGCGCTGGGCCGCAAGACGGGCCATGGCGCTGTGGGCGCTTACCAGAGCATCTCCAAGCGCTTCAAGTGGCTGGGCTGGCTGGGCATTGCCGCTGCGGCGCTGATCTTCAGCTTTTACAGCGCTCTGGGCGGCTACTGTCTGCGCTATGTGGTGGTGAACTTTGGCAACCTCATCGGTGCCGAATTTGGCACTAACGGAGTGGGCGGCGCCGACGTGTTTCAGGGGCTGCTGAGCCAGCCCGACGTGTCCATCGCCTTTGCGCTGGCCTTCATGCTCATCACCATGCTGGTGGTCATGAGCGGCGTAGGCGGCGGCATCGAGCGGGTCTGCTCCGTGGGGATGCCGGCTCTGTTCTTCATCCTCATCATCTGCATCATCCGCTCCTGCACCCTGCCGGGTGCGGCGGACGGCCTGAAGTATATGTTCGTCCCCGGCTGGGCCGTGGCCAACGGCATCATCGACGAGGCCCCCGGCTTCTGGAGGGTCCTCACCGCCGCCGGCGGGCAGATGTTCTTCTCCCTGTCTCTGGGCGCCGGTGTCATGATTACCTACGGCTCCTATCTGGATAAGAAGCAGGATCTGGGCAAGAGCACCATGATCATCGTGGGCATGGACACCGTGGTGGCCCTGATGGCCGGTCTGTGTGTCATTCCCGGACGCTTTGCCCTAGACCCCAACGGAGCTTTGGGCGGCCCGGAGCTGCTGTTTATCACCATGCAGAACGTGTTCGATAAGATGGGACCCGCCGGTCCCGTGTTCGGCATCCTGTTCTACCTGCTGGTGTTCTTTGCCGCCATCTCCTCCTCCATCTCCATGCTGGAGGTCATCGTGGCCCATTTCTGCGATAAGGCACGGGAAAAGGGCAAGGGCGACCGCCGCAAGCTGTATTCCGCCATCGTGGTGGTGATCTGTGCGGCCCTGTGCGCTCTGGTCTGCGCCGACGGTATGGGCAACAATCACATCTCCCCGGCGGAGCTGCTGGGTCTGGCCGGCGCCAAGCTGCCCGGCTGGAGCACCAGCTGGCTGGGTCTGTTCGACAGCGTGGCCGAGGGCCTGCTGATGCCCTTGGGGGCGCTGCTCATGTGCCTGATGATCAGCTGGGAGCTGAAGCCGGATACCCTGCGGCAGGAGATCCTCCTCAACGGCGAGAACCGCCCTTGGGTCTATGATTTCTTCCGTCTCTGCGTGAAGTATATCACGCCGCTGTGTATGCTGATGATCCTGTACGGGCAGATCTCCGATTTCTTCATTGTCTGA
- the feoB gene encoding ferrous iron transport protein B translates to MEHTYTVALAGNPNVGKSTVFNRLTGLRQHTGNWPGKTVERAEGYFSQAGQRFRLVDLPGTYSLAADSPEEEVAGAFLQSGQADAVIVVVDASCLRRGLILALQLRQQTQRLVLCVNLMDEAARRGVTPQIRRLGQLLDVPVVATAARSGKGLAELRHQAAEVCRREPWEDGWKLTYAPPVEAALGLLETGMSRRRAVALLWGSPPTEGEQSLWQRAQQRLGALSGQALRDSLTASVVALAEEIGRQCVRCAGPDPHAPDRRLDRLLTSRLTGFPVMLLLLGLVFYLTIQGANAPSRLLSRWLTALEEPLRGLLAGAPWWVQGAVVDGIYRTVAWVVAVMLPPMAIFFPLFTLLEDAGYLPRVAFCMDRCFRAAGACGRQSLTMAMGFGCNACGVTGCRIIASPRERLVAILTNCFVPCNGRFPTLIALIGLFFLGDAAGPGRSALAAAVFLGVIVFCVAMTLAMSKLLSATVLRGQPSFFSLELPPYRLPQVGRVLVRSLLDRTVFVLGRALTVTAPAGLLIWGMGNMDAGGVSLLERAAGVLSPLGRLMGLDGMVLLAFLLGFPANEIVLPILLMGYLHTGTLTECGGLEALRAILLHSGWTTETALCMMALCLLHFPCGTTCLTIRRETGGCRWTLLAMVLPTAVGMAVCMLIHGAFGLLG, encoded by the coding sequence GTGGAGCATACATATACCGTGGCGCTGGCGGGAAACCCCAATGTGGGAAAAAGCACCGTGTTCAACCGCCTGACAGGGCTGCGCCAGCACACGGGCAACTGGCCCGGCAAGACCGTGGAGCGGGCAGAGGGGTATTTTTCGCAGGCGGGGCAGCGGTTCCGGCTGGTGGATCTGCCGGGGACCTATTCTCTGGCGGCGGATTCGCCGGAGGAGGAAGTGGCCGGGGCGTTTTTGCAGAGCGGGCAGGCGGATGCCGTCATTGTGGTAGTGGACGCCTCCTGCCTGCGGCGGGGGCTGATCTTGGCCCTACAGCTCCGCCAGCAGACCCAGCGGCTGGTGCTGTGCGTGAATCTCATGGACGAGGCGGCCCGCCGGGGTGTCACGCCCCAGATCCGGCGCTTGGGGCAGCTGCTGGATGTGCCGGTGGTGGCCACCGCCGCCCGCAGCGGGAAGGGCTTGGCGGAGCTGCGGCATCAGGCGGCGGAGGTGTGCCGCCGGGAGCCATGGGAGGACGGCTGGAAGCTGACCTACGCCCCTCCGGTGGAGGCGGCGCTGGGACTGCTGGAGACGGGAATGTCCCGCCGCCGGGCCGTGGCGCTGCTGTGGGGAAGCCCGCCCACAGAGGGGGAACAGTCCCTGTGGCAGCGGGCGCAGCAACGGCTGGGAGCGCTCTCCGGGCAGGCCCTGCGGGACAGCCTGACAGCGTCGGTGGTGGCGCTGGCGGAGGAGATCGGGCGGCAGTGCGTCCGGTGCGCCGGGCCAGACCCCCACGCCCCGGACCGGCGGCTGGATCGGCTGCTGACCTCCCGGCTTACAGGCTTTCCGGTGATGCTTCTGCTGCTGGGGCTGGTGTTCTACCTGACCATACAGGGGGCCAATGCCCCCTCCCGGCTGCTGAGCCGGTGGCTGACGGCGCTGGAGGAACCACTGCGGGGTCTGCTGGCAGGAGCGCCGTGGTGGGTGCAGGGGGCTGTGGTGGACGGCATCTACCGGACGGTGGCGTGGGTGGTGGCGGTGATGCTGCCTCCCATGGCCATCTTCTTCCCCCTGTTCACGCTGCTGGAGGACGCCGGGTATCTGCCCAGAGTGGCCTTCTGCATGGATCGGTGCTTCCGGGCGGCGGGCGCCTGCGGGCGGCAGAGCCTCACCATGGCCATGGGCTTCGGCTGCAACGCCTGCGGCGTCACCGGCTGCCGCATCATTGCCAGCCCCAGAGAGCGGCTGGTGGCCATCCTCACCAACTGCTTCGTTCCATGCAACGGCCGCTTCCCTACGCTGATCGCCCTGATCGGCCTGTTCTTTCTGGGGGATGCCGCCGGGCCGGGGCGGTCGGCACTGGCAGCGGCGGTGTTTTTAGGGGTCATCGTGTTCTGCGTGGCCATGACGCTGGCCATGTCCAAGCTGCTGAGCGCCACGGTGCTGCGAGGACAGCCCTCCTTTTTTTCACTGGAGCTGCCGCCCTATCGCCTGCCCCAGGTGGGGCGGGTGCTGGTGCGCTCCCTGCTGGATCGGACGGTGTTTGTGCTGGGACGGGCGCTGACGGTGACGGCCCCGGCGGGGCTGCTGATCTGGGGGATGGGGAACATGGACGCCGGGGGCGTCTCTCTGCTGGAGCGGGCCGCCGGGGTACTGTCCCCGCTGGGACGGCTCATGGGGCTGGACGGCATGGTGCTGCTGGCCTTTCTGCTGGGCTTTCCCGCCAATGAGATCGTGCTGCCCATTCTGCTGATGGGCTATCTGCACACCGGGACGCTGACGGAGTGCGGCGGGCTGGAGGCGCTGCGGGCCATTTTGCTGCACAGCGGCTGGACCACGGAGACGGCCCTGTGTATGATGGCCCTGTGCCTGCTGCACTTCCCCTGCGGCACCACCTGCCTCACCATCCGCCGGGAGACCGGCGGCTGCCGGTGGACGCTGCTGGCCATGGTGCTGCCGACGGCGGTGGGGATGGCGGTCTGTATGCTGATCCATGGAGCCTTCGGGCTGCTGGGATAA
- a CDS encoding efflux RND transporter permease subunit — protein sequence MGLSKAVVKNRVLILMIALILLVPAVFGMLGTRINYDMLDYLPSDMDTVIGQETLKEDFGKGAFSFIVVQDMPVQEVAQLKEKIQQVDHVESVLWYDSVADLSIPMELLPDKLYNEFNTDDATMLAVFFDSATSEDVTMDAIREIRSIAGKQCFVSGMSALVTDLKDLCEQEEPIYVALAVACACAAMMLLLDGWLVPFVFLASIGMAIVYNLGSNFFLGEISYITKALSAVLQLAVTMDYSIFLWHSYNEQLTLQSDHKEAMAVAIHNTFTSVIGSSATTIAGFIALCFMSFTLGRDLGIVMAKGVLLGVLGCVTILPSLILVLDKPLQRTRHKSLIPDMGGFAKGVCKIFPVFLVIFALLVAPAYISYDKTNDEVYYDMGQCLPEDMEYVIANKKLSEEFDIASTHMLLVNADLPDSDVRAMIDEMEQVPGVKYVLGMESVVGPMIPMEVLPDSVRSMLESDQWELLLINSEYKVASDDVNQQIDQLNAILKKYDEGGMLIGEAPCMKDMIETTDHDFKVVNAISIAAIFIIITLVEGSFSLPFILIAVIELAIFINLGLPHVLGQSLPFIAPICISTIQLGATVDYAILMTTRYKAERLNGEDKKKAVMTALRTSAPSIIVSGMGLFAATFGVALYSNIDIVGSMCMLMARGAIISVLLVLLVLSALLILCDGIVCRTTRGMTHLIGKQEVVK from the coding sequence ATGGGATTGTCTAAAGCGGTGGTAAAAAACCGTGTTCTGATCCTGATGATCGCATTGATCCTGCTGGTGCCGGCGGTGTTTGGGATGCTGGGTACCCGGATCAACTACGATATGCTGGATTATCTGCCCAGCGACATGGATACCGTCATCGGGCAGGAGACGTTGAAGGAGGACTTCGGCAAGGGAGCCTTCTCCTTCATCGTGGTGCAGGATATGCCGGTGCAGGAGGTGGCCCAGCTGAAGGAGAAGATCCAGCAGGTGGACCACGTGGAGAGCGTGTTGTGGTACGATTCCGTGGCGGACCTCTCCATCCCCATGGAGCTGCTGCCGGATAAGCTGTATAACGAGTTCAATACCGATGACGCCACCATGCTGGCGGTGTTCTTCGACTCCGCCACCTCGGAGGACGTGACCATGGACGCCATCCGTGAGATCCGCTCCATCGCCGGCAAGCAGTGCTTCGTGTCGGGTATGTCGGCACTGGTGACGGATCTGAAGGACCTGTGCGAGCAGGAGGAGCCTATCTATGTGGCGCTGGCCGTGGCCTGTGCCTGCGCCGCCATGATGCTGCTGCTGGACGGCTGGCTGGTGCCCTTCGTGTTTCTGGCCAGCATCGGCATGGCCATCGTGTATAACCTTGGCAGCAACTTCTTTCTGGGAGAGATCTCCTACATCACCAAGGCCCTGTCTGCGGTGCTGCAGCTGGCTGTGACCATGGACTACTCCATCTTCCTGTGGCACAGCTACAACGAGCAGCTGACCCTGCAGAGCGACCACAAGGAGGCCATGGCGGTGGCCATCCACAACACCTTTACCTCCGTCATCGGCAGCTCTGCCACCACCATTGCCGGCTTCATCGCCCTGTGCTTCATGTCCTTCACGCTGGGCCGTGACCTGGGTATCGTCATGGCTAAGGGCGTGCTGCTGGGCGTGCTGGGCTGCGTGACCATCCTGCCGTCCCTGATCCTGGTGCTTGATAAGCCTCTGCAGCGGACACGGCATAAGTCCCTGATCCCCGATATGGGAGGCTTTGCCAAGGGCGTGTGCAAGATTTTCCCCGTGTTTTTGGTGATCTTCGCCCTGCTTGTTGCCCCGGCCTACATCAGCTATGATAAGACCAACGATGAGGTGTACTACGACATGGGCCAGTGCCTGCCGGAGGACATGGAGTACGTCATCGCCAACAAGAAGCTCTCCGAGGAGTTTGACATCGCCTCCACCCATATGCTGCTGGTGAACGCCGATCTGCCGGACAGCGACGTCCGGGCCATGATCGACGAGATGGAGCAGGTGCCGGGCGTGAAGTATGTGTTGGGCATGGAGAGCGTGGTAGGTCCCATGATCCCCATGGAGGTGCTGCCGGATTCCGTGCGCTCCATGCTGGAGAGCGACCAGTGGGAGCTGTTGCTCATCAACTCCGAGTATAAGGTGGCCTCCGATGATGTCAATCAGCAGATCGATCAGCTGAACGCCATCCTGAAAAAGTACGACGAGGGCGGAATGCTCATCGGTGAGGCCCCCTGCATGAAGGACATGATCGAGACGACGGACCACGACTTCAAGGTAGTCAACGCCATCTCCATCGCCGCCATCTTTATCATCATCACGCTGGTAGAGGGAAGCTTCTCCCTGCCCTTCATCCTGATCGCCGTCATCGAGCTGGCTATCTTCATCAATCTGGGCCTGCCCCATGTGCTGGGTCAGTCGCTGCCTTTCATCGCCCCCATCTGTATCAGTACCATCCAGCTGGGCGCTACGGTGGACTACGCCATCCTGATGACCACCCGCTACAAGGCGGAGCGGCTCAATGGCGAGGACAAGAAGAAGGCCGTCATGACCGCCCTGCGGACCTCGGCCCCTTCCATCATCGTCAGCGGCATGGGCCTGTTCGCCGCCACCTTCGGCGTGGCGCTGTATTCCAACATCGATATCGTGGGCTCCATGTGTATGCTGATGGCCCGTGGCGCTATCATCAGCGTGCTGCTGGTGCTGCTGGTGCTGTCGGCTCTGCTGATCCTGTGCGACGGCATCGTGTGCCGCACCACCCGTGGTATGACCCATCTCATTGGTAAACAGGAGGTTGTAAAATGA
- a CDS encoding HdeD family acid-resistance protein, producing MRSVTPMRAAKTGYIIMSVLLCVLGVVLFVWPGVSVAVIGELLGIGMIVFGAVKVAGYLSRDLFRLAFQYDLAFGVLLMALGIVTLTHPGETIGFLCVVYGILVLSDGLFKVQIAVDAKRFGIDRWWAILLAAACAGVLGVLLVLRPGEGAQALTMLLGASLFLDGVMNLLVALLTVKIIRHQQPDVIETDEFEIK from the coding sequence ATGCGTTCTGTGACCCCTATGCGAGCGGCCAAAACAGGATACATCATCATGTCGGTGCTGCTGTGCGTGCTGGGCGTGGTGCTGTTTGTATGGCCCGGCGTGTCGGTGGCCGTCATCGGAGAGCTGCTGGGCATTGGGATGATCGTGTTTGGTGCCGTGAAGGTGGCGGGGTATCTGTCCCGTGACCTGTTTCGGCTGGCCTTCCAGTACGATCTGGCCTTCGGCGTGCTGCTGATGGCCTTGGGCATCGTAACACTGACCCATCCCGGCGAGACCATCGGCTTTCTGTGCGTGGTGTACGGCATTCTGGTGCTGTCGGACGGGCTGTTCAAGGTGCAGATCGCCGTGGACGCCAAGCGCTTCGGCATCGACCGCTGGTGGGCCATCCTGCTGGCGGCGGCGTGCGCCGGTGTGCTGGGCGTGCTGCTGGTGCTGCGGCCCGGCGAGGGGGCGCAGGCGCTGACCATGCTCCTGGGTGCGTCGCTGTTTCTGGACGGCGTGATGAATCTGCTGGTGGCTCTGCTGACGGTGAAGATCATCCGCCACCAGCAGCCGGACGTCATCGAGACAGACGAATTTGAGATCAAGTGA
- a CDS encoding winged helix-turn-helix transcriptional regulator, which yields MTYEEFKEKVSSVILTDDGNCPVTPVVQMLQGKWKLQILYELCIKCPMRFGELKKMLKPITNTALTNALKELEADDLIQRIQYNEMPLRVEYSLTLKGQDLLPVFYAIMQWGIKYIP from the coding sequence ATGACTTATGAAGAATTCAAAGAAAAGGTTAGCAGTGTCATTCTAACCGATGATGGAAACTGCCCGGTCACGCCGGTGGTTCAAATGCTGCAGGGCAAATGGAAACTCCAAATTCTCTATGAACTATGCATCAAGTGTCCCATGCGGTTTGGGGAACTGAAAAAGATGCTAAAGCCAATTACAAATACGGCGCTGACAAATGCCCTCAAAGAGTTGGAAGCCGATGATTTGATACAACGAATCCAGTACAATGAGATGCCGTTGCGAGTAGAATACTCCCTAACACTGAAAGGGCAAGATTTGTTGCCGGTATTTTATGCCATTATGCAGTGGGGAATAAAATATATCCCTTGA
- a CDS encoding tyrosine-type recombinase/integrase — protein MPKRRANGEGNIRKRKDGRWEGRYTVGHDPETGKAIIKNVLGKTQAEVKEKLKKAIEENVGIDYGRAKTYTVGNWLEVWYENYAKIKMRPSTYLTYHGYIENHIKPQLGKIPLNNLTTLHLQQFYKKLLAEGWVERIEAQKQPEGLSAKTVRNIHQIISAALKLANEQRLIARNPADGCALPKAERKEMQTLPVEQLTSFLCEAKDSGVFALYYIDLTTGLRRGELLGLKWPDIDLEKGDLRVQRQIGRIDGKIIEMPLKTKNAYRTLPLSTDAVDVLMQQRRKTGNSEWVFPSPTGGPMSPDSVLHMLHRVLKRAGLPKVRFHDLRHTFATLALQNGVDIKTVSSMLGHFSAGFTLDTYAHVTTSAKREAAKTMGNILSGAV, from the coding sequence ATGCCAAAACGACGAGCAAACGGAGAAGGCAATATCCGAAAGCGCAAGGATGGACGATGGGAGGGCCGCTACACAGTCGGCCACGATCCGGAAACCGGCAAAGCCATCATCAAAAATGTCCTCGGCAAGACACAGGCAGAAGTCAAGGAAAAGCTGAAGAAAGCCATCGAGGAAAACGTGGGCATCGACTACGGGCGGGCCAAGACCTACACGGTGGGTAACTGGTTAGAAGTGTGGTACGAGAACTATGCCAAAATCAAAATGCGCCCATCCACCTACCTGACCTATCATGGCTACATCGAAAACCACATCAAGCCGCAGCTCGGAAAGATCCCGTTGAATAATCTGACGACGCTGCATCTGCAACAGTTCTACAAGAAATTGTTGGCGGAAGGGTGGGTAGAGCGAATCGAAGCACAGAAGCAGCCCGAGGGACTGAGCGCCAAAACAGTACGCAACATCCATCAAATCATTTCCGCTGCCCTGAAGTTGGCAAACGAGCAGCGGCTGATCGCCCGCAATCCGGCAGACGGCTGTGCCTTGCCGAAGGCGGAGCGCAAGGAAATGCAGACGCTTCCTGTTGAGCAGCTGACGTCCTTCCTCTGCGAGGCAAAAGACAGCGGCGTGTTCGCCCTGTACTACATCGACCTGACCACCGGCCTGCGGCGGGGCGAGTTGCTCGGATTAAAATGGCCGGACATTGATTTGGAAAAAGGAGACCTTCGGGTTCAACGGCAGATTGGGCGCATCGACGGCAAAATCATTGAGATGCCGCTGAAAACGAAAAACGCCTACCGCACACTGCCCCTGTCGACAGATGCGGTAGATGTTCTGATGCAACAAAGAAGAAAAACGGGTAACAGCGAGTGGGTGTTTCCCTCGCCCACCGGAGGCCCCATGTCCCCGGACAGCGTGTTGCACATGCTGCACCGCGTCCTGAAGCGGGCAGGGCTGCCGAAGGTGCGTTTCCATGACCTGCGCCACACCTTCGCAACGCTGGCACTGCAAAACGGTGTGGACATCAAAACCGTGTCCTCGATGCTCGGTCATTTTTCAGCAGGCTTCACGCTGGACACCTATGCGCATGTAACGACCTCAGCCAAGCGTGAAGCGGCAAAGACAATGGGTAACATTCTCTCTGGTGCGGTATAG
- a CDS encoding stage V sporulation T C-terminal domain-containing protein, which produces MKATGIVRRIDDLGRVVIPKEIRRTMRIREGDPLEIYTTRDGEVIFKKYSLIGGLEDFAAQFCDTLSRNTDFTAAVTDRDGIVAVAGAGKRELLGKNLSPQLEQIMEQRSIYQYRSGQERLPVSESTGQYAAAVAAPILCGGDVLGLVLFVSAEDRLPGEGEYKLAQAVAGFLGKHMET; this is translated from the coding sequence ATGAAAGCAACTGGGATCGTGCGGCGCATCGATGACCTGGGCCGGGTCGTGATCCCCAAGGAGATCCGCCGCACCATGCGTATCCGTGAGGGCGACCCGTTGGAGATCTACACCACACGGGACGGGGAAGTCATTTTCAAGAAGTACTCCCTCATCGGCGGGCTGGAGGACTTTGCCGCCCAATTCTGCGACACCCTGTCCCGCAACACGGATTTCACCGCCGCTGTCACCGACCGGGACGGCATCGTGGCCGTAGCCGGGGCCGGGAAGCGGGAGCTGCTGGGCAAGAACCTTTCTCCGCAGCTGGAGCAGATCATGGAGCAGCGCAGCATCTATCAGTACCGCTCCGGGCAGGAGCGGCTGCCGGTCTCCGAGAGCACCGGGCAGTATGCGGCGGCGGTGGCCGCCCCCATCCTGTGCGGCGGCGACGTGTTGGGGCTGGTACTCTTTGTCTCGGCGGAGGATCGTCTCCCCGGCGAGGGGGAGTACAAGCTGGCCCAAGCCGTGGCGGGTTTTCTGGGCAAGCACATGGAGACCTGA